TCGATGCCGAGACGTCGAAGAGTTCGATCTTGCGCACGATCTGCTTGTAGATCACATCGTAATGCTCGACGCGCGGCAGCACGATCTTCAGGATGTAGTCGTGATTGCCGGTCAGGCGGTGCGCTTCGACGATCTCGGGAATGTCGCTGATGATCCGGCGGAAGGTCTCCGTCCATTCGTCGGAATGGTGCGCTGTCTTGACCAGGGCGAAGACCGTCGTCGGCACGCCCATCTTTTCCCGGTCGAGCACGACGATGCGCCGGGCGATATGGCCGCTTTCCTCCAGCCGCTGGATGCGCCGTGAGCAGGCCGATATCGAAAGCGCCACGCGCTCGGCAAGATCGGTCACGGATATGCCCGCATCCTTTTGCAGCATGTCCAGAATGCGTTTGTCGCGATCATCAAGCATGTGCCGAACATATACCTATCGCGTCCTTTTTTGCAGGATTTCATAAAATGACGCAAAATCCTA
The Rhizobium leguminosarum DNA segment above includes these coding regions:
- a CDS encoding Lrp/AsnC family transcriptional regulator; its protein translation is MLDDRDKRILDMLQKDAGISVTDLAERVALSISACSRRIQRLEESGHIARRIVVLDREKMGVPTTVFALVKTAHHSDEWTETFRRIISDIPEIVEAHRLTGNHDYILKIVLPRVEHYDVIYKQIVRKIELFDVSASISMELLKGGTAIPVGYAD